The Aggregicoccus sp. 17bor-14 genome includes a region encoding these proteins:
- the nusG gene encoding transcription termination/antitermination protein NusG: MAMKWYVVHTYSNFENQAKKSLEEKIRLEGLQDQFGEILIPMEQVVEMVKGEKKTSKRKFFPGYIFVQMDLNDRTWHLVKNTPKITGFPGAAQNEQPTPISDKEVSRLTSQISEGAVKAKPKVQFEDGDTVRVIDGPFANFNGTVEEVNAEKGRVKVLVSIFGRSTPVELDFMQVEKTTG; the protein is encoded by the coding sequence ATGGCGATGAAATGGTACGTCGTCCACACCTACTCGAACTTCGAGAACCAGGCGAAGAAGAGCCTGGAGGAGAAGATCCGCCTCGAGGGGCTGCAGGATCAGTTCGGTGAGATCCTCATCCCCATGGAGCAGGTCGTGGAGATGGTGAAGGGGGAGAAGAAGACCTCCAAGCGCAAGTTCTTCCCGGGCTACATCTTCGTCCAGATGGACCTGAACGACCGCACCTGGCACCTGGTGAAGAACACCCCCAAGATCACCGGCTTCCCGGGCGCCGCGCAGAACGAGCAGCCCACGCCCATCTCCGACAAGGAGGTGAGCCGCCTCACCAGCCAGATCTCCGAGGGCGCCGTGAAGGCCAAGCCCAAGGTGCAGTTCGAGGACGGGGACACCGTGCGCGTGATCGACGGCCCCTTCGCGAACTTCAACGGCACCGTGGAAGAGGTCAACGCCGAGAAGGGCCGCGTGAAGGTGCTCGTGAGCATCTTCGGCCGCTCCACCCCTGTGGAGCTGGACTTCATGCAGGTGGAGAAGACCACCGGTTAA
- the secE gene encoding preprotein translocase subunit SecE: MATASEASQQANRSAMDPKRLVVIFYLIAGIVLALFLEHVFGLLWAKAGWNDRELIEGLGWNISTFVGFAVAIALVVAAFANKRVHDLSVDVASELMRVSWPTWSETRASTFAVVVASLVAAVLLFFIDTVAYKLMVDWLPAVWGKL, encoded by the coding sequence ATGGCGACGGCAAGTGAAGCCAGCCAGCAGGCCAACCGCTCGGCGATGGATCCCAAGCGCCTGGTGGTCATTTTCTACCTGATTGCCGGCATCGTGCTGGCGCTGTTCCTCGAGCACGTCTTCGGTCTGCTGTGGGCCAAGGCGGGCTGGAACGACCGCGAGCTCATCGAGGGGCTCGGCTGGAACATCTCCACCTTCGTGGGCTTCGCCGTGGCGATCGCGCTCGTGGTGGCCGCGTTCGCGAACAAGCGCGTGCACGACCTCTCGGTGGACGTGGCCAGCGAGCTGATGCGCGTGAGCTGGCCCACCTGGAGCGAGACCCGCGCCTCCACCTTCGCGGTGGTCGTGGCCTCCCTCGTCGCCGCGGTGCTGCTCTTCTTCATCGACACCGTGGCCTACAAGCTCATGGTGGACTGGCTGCCGGCGGTGTGGGGGAAGCTGTAA
- the rpmG gene encoding 50S ribosomal protein L33: protein MPKGNRTIISLECTVCKERNYTTTKNKRKSQDKLELNKFCPRDRKHTPHKEGKV, encoded by the coding sequence ATGCCCAAGGGTAATCGCACCATCATTTCGCTCGAGTGCACGGTGTGCAAGGAGCGGAACTACACCACGACCAAGAACAAGCGGAAGAGCCAGGACAAGCTCGAGCTGAACAAGTTCTGCCCTCGTGACCGCAAGCACACGCCGCACAAAGAAGGCAAGGTCTAG